The stretch of DNA atacataaaTTTTGCACAttggtcgatacccgataccagtctgataccattgctgaattaataaaccgtatatctcaccatgtgggagagacttaagacATCAGGATTTACTTAAATAATACTTTAtctaacaaattaacacagatataaacGTACTAAACTGCCATTTGTCttctatttatttgcacatAGTGCAGTTTCACATTAACAAATTAAAGTAAAAGGATcagttccatggatcggcctaattatccgatacctgatccagctaatttaatttatattggGCCCGATATCTGATCCCAATATCGaatcggtgcatctctagttacagacagacagttatagACAGTAttcacagtttcagaacaaGGTGCAATTTCCTTTATACTCTACTGCTAAAATAAACATGGtaataacttaataaataaCTTCTACCTGAAGTCAGCTCACATCACACATGgtgctcattttttttttaatagaatttaACTTTATCTATCTGTACAATCCATGCAATGTGACGTTCGTTCGTGCGAGCGCACCCAGCTCAGCATGTTTATGAGCTCATGTTAGCAGGAATGCCCAGCTGCTCGTGACTTGATTCTTTAAAACTTTGGCCTTCATAGCTGTGCGTTTGAGTCGAACAGACGTGTCACGGTACAAATATAGCATGTGTCCAGGGACAGGGCCGTGAAGCAGACCAAAAGCACAATAACTGAAGTCCTCTCTTttgcgcacacgcacacacacacacacacacacacacacacacacacacacacgcacacgcatgAATAGATGGCATTGTGCATTTTGCTTTATAAAGAGAAACTACTAATAGCAGGGAGTACAATATACATTTAGACCCAGGCTAGATGTAATATTCTTCATTAAAAGCCTTTATATTACATCCCAAGattataataacataatataatcaCAGTTTATATAttctctatatggacaaaagtattgggacacatacagAAGCCTTTACGGACTGCCATTCCAAATCCATAGGCTTTAATGGACAACATaaatctaaaacacacacacacacacacacacacacagtactgtctTTGGCATAAAGGCTGTATCCTGTCTGGTATGAGAAACGGAAAGAAAAGGAAGGAAGAGTAGTATTGATCCCAGAGACTTATTTACTGACATGAAATGATAACAGCAAACAGTGGTCTACTTTTCcttttgctctctcgctctctctctccctccatctggAATTCTGGTGAACTTTGTCATCAGAGTTAAAAAGAGGTGACTAGCGCTCTCCAGTGGCACCAGTTCTTACATCAGCAGGGCAGAAAAacgtattgactttcatctTCCACAGAACTCTATACACCCTACAGCTGCATCCTGTACTTTCAACCCCCCCAGAGAATCCACACTCCCTCACTCGCACTCTGCTGTGCTTTCACGTTGCTGcggcggtgtgtgtgtggtgtggagAGGTGAACATGGGTTGTTGAAGTGAGGAAAGCGTTTCAATCCCACCACTCACACATTTGCCACTATCTCACTTTCTCCTTCACAACAACACTGTGGGTGCATGTGCTTttcgtgcatgtgtgtgatacATGATGATCAGCAGAAGTGAAATTCTCTGGCCAAGACAAGAGCTTCCAATTGCATTAgattgtaattatttattaaattatttaaatgtgtcAATTATGTTCTGGGTACATTCTGTTCTTTTAATTGAGCACTGTTTTAAGAAACAAATGGTTTGCTGGAGGGACTATTTACACAGTAAAATTGAATATATACCATTAAGTTAAAGCAACAGAACACTTTATTTCttaatttattttcttaattgaTGTATAAAAGTAATACAACCCTCGAGGTCGTACGTTATCGTGAAACAGCACGACTGTGCTGAAATGCCACACTCGCCTATGGCTTATGTCTGCTTCATCACAGCCATGCTGTTGTTTAGCGAGAACATGTTGTATTACTTTTATACATCAGTTCAGAAAATAAATTAAGCAAGTTGTGAACTTAGCATTTCCTTCCAGCTCCTTACACAGACCAACAAATTAAACTTTTTTGAGCGTTTTCTTTTCTTAATCCTTTTTATTTCGTTTTaggtcacttttttttttgctcagggCATTTACCTTATTTATTGGTTGTTTAGCTGTATGACTGAGAGCAACATTGGCGTGATAGTGTTTGTATAAAACCAAAAAAGGGTTACGTGCACGGTTATAAAGCTTCCCAACCAATGAATCAAACTGCATAATTGttaaaattgtgtaaaaaaaataaaaataacattttgaaatatagggggaaaaaacacaatttaaaaaaaaaatttattgaGGTTTTGGTTGACACGTGGTTGGCATATGATTTTCTGATTATTATAATCAAGAtcctaaaataaatgttttaaaaaatgtgttcttttggtccgtcagaccagctgccacctaccagtccgaccagcaggcccacCCCACCCACTACCACCCACGCCAGACCAGcacacaccctcctaccactgctatctgcctaatgaccatgttctacatggactcttaactatctgccactattaatattaccactattaactatcattactctcattaatctgaccatcactgccataaCTATATGAAGTTaaactacaccatgattattatattatgattatgatcagagcagttcaacagtttaggtaggttggcttgctcacaggggatcttttttgtcttcatttgtttagtctttttatgtttatttttaggtctattactaaaaaaaatgaaaaaataaaacagagccATCCTGCTTTTCCCCTACCCACATGTTTACAGAAGAGAAAAGCTGAAAGTTGCATCATTTTGATCTTTTTGttcattataaaataaaaaatccacaCCAGTAACCAtaaaagtacttttttttttaattaggaaAGCTCACAACTGCAATGCATCCTGTTGGTCACTGATTTACCAACTGAAATTACTCAAGGATGCAACGTGTTTCCTAACAAACCACACCCacccacatacatacacacacacacacacacaaacacacacacacaagcctgaTTAAACCATCTTAGGACTGCtgacactctcactgacactCCTCCAGCCCACGAGCCCGCATGCAGAATTTGTTTCTACCAGCACAAAAATAGCTTGTTGATTTCAGCAGCTGATACTGTCAGTCTTGACCTTCTAAAAGCATCtcaggatgtgttcaaatcGCGTGACACTGGTAATGCACTGGCTTTGACGCGCTCGATGTGATGGGTTCTTATCTGATATGACAGGAGAGGTCAAGAAGCAGCCTGAATGCAAAGGGCCCCTGCCTGAACACTGTGTGTCTGATGAGAAATTACCCACCAGGCACGATCACAGCACACAGAGAATAATTACCACGTATACGTGACTGCAGGGGGGGGTGGGCAATAAACACATACGGACCAATACGGACATTGAGACCTTGAGCAACAGCAGGGACTAGACGTGCcgatatttaataattaaatgtgATAGATTATACAATATACTGTTTCTGCATTTAAGACAAACAAGCTCCAGTTTTATCAGACGTTTTTAGAGCTACAGAGCAGTTCTGCCTTCCACTGATTCCATGGGtgtgcttattttttttttttttggtctgagCACCTTAACAGTTCACGTCACACTGTTACCATTTCATACTCTATGTGCAATCTAGAGGGTctaccatttaaaaaaaaacacctccatCAACGTTCCTGAAATAAATGTGGGTTGTTGTGCAGTTATACaaaagaaccatcagggaggttcTTCACAGCAATTCCCCATAAATAAATtcagcaatgctgcacagtgaaaTGGTGCATCAGCTTTAACAAAAGGTCTGGCGGTCATGCGGGTTGCCTCAGAGAGCTTTCTTGGTATTCCAGATCTTATAAGGACCTCCACAGTCGTCTCCCCTGAACCCAGAACCAGTTCTTAACAACATTACACACTTTAGAAATCacaaatctaaaaaaacaaacaaacaaaaaaaaacaaaaaacagataGCTTTCCGTAGCCTTGTGGGCACTGATTACGGCCGCATTGGCCTCTTTcgacagttgcttagaggagcacGTAATTGAGTGCTAGTACAAGGTTTGAACAGTTAGAGTATATAAGCTTGGAAATGTTATTTAGGGGACACCCGCTTATTACAACTGCTAATTTGCTAATTAAGGTCtaaaggaaaaaatatataaaaatgcttTGCAACATCTGCACAGGTCACTCTGATGATTGATTGTTATGTTACGAAAGACAACTGTGCATTAGGATGTGGGCCTCCACCATCACATGACTAATTTAGCTTGCCAAGTTAACATTTAGTGGTATACGGGCTATACTAGTACACTGATACAGACATAGTGATCTTGCTTTGCTTTGTAGGTTTAGCATCATGCTTGTTGCTTAATGCCCCTCCCCCTCATTTTTTAATGCAGTTTACTGCAACTTCATTGGATGGGTGTTTAAGATTGTTACAAACCAACAGTTCATTTTctggttcagttcagttttttaTGGTTTCTGAAGCAAAGCAGTTTAGTTAAACTCAAAACAAGCTAGATCAGGTTTTAATGAATAGAAGCATTAATTCAATTACCATTATTGTTAAAGTTATTATAATACATCTGATGCCATGAAGCCATCAGATACAAGTtgattgttatttattttgtcaATATCATGAACACTGTTTTATTGTGCTACATTCTGGTGACATAAGATAACTTGATGATGGCAGTGGTTCTTAGCCCTAGCCCTAGAGCATCACTGCACTGCATGAGCATTAATGTAACACCAGGTTCACCTCAAGAAGGACTTTTCAATTAGTTCATCAGTTGcaccaggtgtgttgggagcaggggtATTGCAGGGCAGGACTGAAAATAGCACTGCACTATAgaactggatttttttttttttttaaatcccccTGCGAATACTCAATCCAGCATGTTTGCTATTGTTTGACAGACAAGTTCTAAGAAACGGAAAACCGTACGCATGAATTGCTTGATAtgacagaaacagaaaattAAGACCAAGGCATGCATGTTGAAGTCAGACTATTCCTCAGgatgtcatttatttttaacattttttgaaCAACAAAGGGTTAAAACTGCAATACTTGGGTATAAAATGTACAGCATAATGTTGCTAAGGCAATAAAGGCATAAGAAAGTCCATGTTGAATGCTTCTTATGTCGTAGGCACGGTTTCTGCTTTACTCCTTAGGTTTCAGAAACAAATCTATTAACAAGAGCAACACACAGGACATCTATCTATACAAAAAGCTAGTAGCGGAAAGGAAATGACGATCAtgctaaataaaacaaaaacatggcaCCAACATCATTCTTTGGATATAGCTTAATAGCCTATGTATGGACAGCAGCACAGTAGTGACCGATTTACAGACTAGCGAGCAAAGCCATAGTGAACTAGCAGCTCACCGTCTACAGTTGtagcaaaaatgctaaactaCAATAAGTGGCTTTCTAAAAAGTCTACTGCTTACAACAGCTTAAAGTAGCACTTGTGTAGAGTTTATAAGAGGTATATTTTGACACGCTGCCCTTCAGCTTGCCAAGATCCGCAAACACCTGCTTCAACATCAGTTCAAATTGTAAAACAGTGAAgcaaaaagacaagacaagacaatacAGAGATTACCTGAGAACACTTAAGTTTTCGTGGCTCCATTACTCACTCTTGCCTTCATCATCTCTAGAACCTCCAAAGACCTCATGCAAGGACCAACAAGCAGGCTACATAGAAAGTGATTGCGCCACTGCTCTATATGGGTATTACTACAGTTCTAATAGCCTACAGTGTCTGCACTTCATATCACACATACCTTTGAAAAAACATGCTAAATATGATGGAATGTTGAAGTTTCCAGTGCAAACGGTGTGTTGTGGTAGCCTGGCATGCCAATATGCTTACTTCTTACAACATACctagaccccgtttacacctggtcacttcatgtgactagtatctggattgtatcctcatacgattttagccacatgcatctACACTCGGTAGTCAAATGAGTATCTCCGGTTCGTCTGACTgcgtgggacagaatatgccaATGTGCTCATTGCACAGGAAATATTACTGGGGTTTTGATTGTCGAATGGGTCTTAGAGAGACAAATGTGTTCACATTGATTTGAGCGATcagatttgtatttatattaaatgagtcttgggtgcgtttacacACACTGGCTCAGCATCATCCAGATATAATGCTGATAttcaagatgcatgaagtgaccaggtgtaaactggGTCCTAGTTACTCACTGAAATGGGTAATTGGCCTAGTGTCGATGGCTAGGGGAATCAGGcatttaacaaaaaaagaaaaaaaaaaaagaaaaaaaaaaaaaaaaaaaagagacatgaGTTTGGAACCACTGCACGGAAAAGGCCCTTCTTTACCAACGCCACTGGACAGCAATCTTAAAGACCGTGCCAAGAGCTGTTTGGGGCACTGCTTTTCAAGGGCAAAATACTGCAGTTTGGCAAACTAGTGTTGCACTTGTACTTTGGTTGCAAAACCTCAATGCATAATAAAATCGTCACCATAATCAACTACGAAAGAGTCATGCGATGTAACCATGATTGCCCTCGACCATATAAATCACTGTCACTGATCTCTATTCAAAACATAAGGTGCTTCTGTAAAAGAACAGGCTTTCTAGGATGCAGgaagattttttaaaatcttCATTACTTCAAAGTTACAATGCATGGCTTTACTCAACatttactctactctactctaagTAGACGTTTTCCTATCACTAAGATACATATTTCCCTTCGGTCAAATATCTAAGCATTTAAATGTAGGTACTCACCCGTAAACGTCACATTATTGAGAGTAGGGTGGAacactggagttcagttaaaaaGCATTATTTAATGCTGCCTTTTACAtgtgaggcttttttttttttaccagatgAGCAACATCACTCAGCTTTCATCTGATCCCTGACGTCTGAAGGCAAAGTGTCAAAGAGTGCATCCTCTACCACAAGGCCAGCGCGCTTCAAGGCGCGGCAACAGCCCAGCTCGGCTGGCAAAGCCTCGAAATGATTGCCCTTTAACTCCAAATGAGTCAACGAAACCAGAAAGGAAATCTTTGGTGAGAGCAGAGAAAGTGTGTTCCTCCCAAGCTTGAGGGTTTTCAGCTTCTTGCAGAAGTACAGTTCATCCGGGATGTTCTCAAGTTTGTTGCACGAGACCGAGAAGTACTGAAGGCTCTGGAGAACTCCGATCTCTGGGGGAATGAAGCGGATGTCGTTGTAGGACAGATCAAGATAGCGCAGCTTGTTGCAGAGGAACAGGTGTGAGGGCAAAATCTCGATCTTGTTGTGGCTGAAATAGAGGCGCTCCAGACTACCCAGCTTCTTGATGTGCTCGGGGATGTGGGTGATCCCATTGTGCCACAGCTTGAGGCATGTGAGCTTCCGAAGGTGCTGGAAACTGATGATCTCCTCAATGGAGCGCAGGTTGTTCTCCTTAAGATCCAGCTCCTGCAGGTGGGTTAGACTGAAGATAGCATGTGGAATGCGTTCCAGATCACAATGCACCAGCTCGAGCTCTGTAAGATGCACCATTTTCTTGAGGTTGTTCAGCATAACCAGCTTGGTGCCATCATTGTGCACATACAGGCGCTGCAGGTGGCTGGACACGTCCACGATAGACTGGGGGATCTTGGTCAAGTTGCTTTTGAGCGTCAAGGTCTTGAGGGACTTGAGCTCCCTTAAAGAGTCCAGGGTTATGTTCTTTGATGCATCAGGACTCAGAGAGCCAGTCAGGTGGAGTTCTTCCAAGGTCCGAAGGCTGTAGAGCCACAGAGGCAGCTCGCGGCCATCATCAAACTTCACGCGCAAAACCTTAAGGTTCTCCTTCAGGAAAGCAAGGGCCGTctggtggattttgagggagcACTGGTGCAGAGAAAGCTCCTGAAGATCCTCCAGCTGGGAAACAGCAGCAGGGATggtgatattattaataatctcCAGTTTCAAAGACTGTAGCTCAGTCACCTCAAAGACCGTGTCTGGAAGCCCTGAGAGCATGAAGAGCTGAAGCTCCAGACGGTCATTGGCATTGGTTAGCAACCTCTGGCGAAGCTTATCCACTGTCCACTCATGGTTCAGATTCAGCTGTTTGAGCTTGTTCTCGCTTACCTCAGAGAGAAATACGGCAAACCTCTTGGAGTACAGTGGATCATACTGGTCAATCATGTGCAACATGAAGGCAAAATCGTTTTTCACATCTGGGATGTCATCAATTCCAGTTTCCTGCCTCACATATTCAAAAGAGTACTCCTTCAGGGAACGGTagaacagccaataagacgtgtAAAGGCATGTTAATCCGTAGACAATCACAAAACACAAATAACAGTAGCAGAGCTTGGAGAAGAGATGGGCCATGGTGTGATTGCAAGAAAAATTACTGTAGCCTATCATATCCTCTATATCCATCACTTTACATCTGACCGTGATCTTAACCTTAGACACCAGGATACTGTTGTACACAACGATGAGAATAAATTTGAACACCTTGAGCACAGTCTGACGAACATACATGAGATACAACAGATCCCCTTCCTCCACGTGAAGCCGGAACTTTTTGACCTTCTCAAACAGCGCTTTGGCCTGCTCTCCTTCCTTCTTGTCAAGTACACTGGCCGTTGGCTTGTCCACAACAATCTTTTCAGGGATAGATCGGAGCGACGGCGTCTTCTCCAGGTTGCCCTCGCCGGTGGTGCTTTCAAGGTTTAATCTACTCGTACTCGTACTGTTCTTTTTGTGGTCTTTCTCCTCTGGATTCTCTCCCGATACCTCAGACAGGGCTCTCGTAGTCCAGGGGGAATCAAAACATTTGCCCAGGATGGAAATAAAGTGCTCGATTTTCGAGCTCGAGCCTGGAAATTTGAACCAGAAATTGCTGCACACCATGAACACAAGGGTGTGTATGAGCACCAGGTAGGGGAAGTACTTGGCATACCAGTGCAGAGCCTTTTCATAGCACATTTGGTTTACGAAGCTGTATTGTTGCAGATCCAGGTTGGTTTTTAGGCCCTTCATCTCGTGGAACACAGGCACTGGAGAAACGGGTGAGGAGGGCTCCGTGTGGTTTGGCAAAGGCACCGTTTGGTTTGGGGCAGGTGTCCGTAGGGGAAGACATATGATTTTGTCCTGCATTACCTGTAAGGGCAAAGGAGAAAGTCAATCAAcaataaaataagacaaaagccAGCCTTATTGAGAGTCATTTAAAATGTatggattatttttatttatttatttattgtgattGTCAGTAGTGATTTTcatccaaaataaataaataaataaataaaaataaggagCAATCTAAAAAAGAAACCCTGTGCCCTAAACAATACACATGAACACAAGCTTAAAAGTAGTTATAAATGGGTGTCTGGGTAAAAACAGCAAACTAGATAACTCAATAGGAATAGTGTTACTGTAAACAGGATAGGACGGTAGATAACTATTTCTGCACACTGACATCAGCGTGACTCAGACAGGAAATGAGAGATTATTGCTCTGACTCCAGCAGACTCCAGAGGGAGACATGCTCTCTTAAATGCATTTGCACAAACATGTACCATGAAAGCCAACTTTCATATGAATAACAGCTGATTCAGTGCTACTGTAGAAACCAAAGCCACTTGAGGCATTTTAATGAGAATAAAATCTCCAAGGCAGCCATTGTCCATGTAATAATGCCATCCCTGCTGAAGGGCCATTTTCCATCCCTTTCGGTGTGAAACATCATGTCTGGTACTTTAATTACTCCCTGGTTTATATGGGAGATGAGCCCTGCCTCCAAACTGAAGGgcaacatcagctagagggcAGACAAAAGCCACCCAGCATCAcaacacaagaaaacacaactgcTGAGCAAAGCCTCAGAGGAGGGATCTGTCGTATTGTGCCACTGCACAAAgcttgcttgtgttttaccaGCATTAGAGCCCTAAAGGAGCAATAAAATCTGCATTATGCACCCCAGGCTCACTCCCTCACCTCCCCCTGGTCAAACACAGCTTTTTGGCATAGTGTCATGTTTATCTCCTCTATTCATAACAGGAAAAGAATTAATTAGGAGCAGTAATGACGGTCTTCACTGGTTTCGACTTTCATGACGTAATCGAATCATGAAGACGATTGAGGACAATGATTCTGAGTCATTGTTTACAGGCTAGGATAGATTGATTCTAAAACACTTCCATCCTTTGAATGCACTCCTCCGGGGAGCTTGGGGGATATTCCCACCCAACGGATCAGTTCCTGTCACTGCTGTTTGtttaatctaaaaataattagGATAATCTACAGGAATGCAGATAGAGGAACAAGCAGGCCACAAGGAACCCAGTGATTGGGGGGGGTTAAAGAGGCAGACTAGAAATCACACAAGCTTTATGAGGAAGGCAGGGCCTAATGCAGTGAAGGAGGAGGCGGTGCTGTGTGCGTGTGGGGCAGCTGGAATTTCTACCCTTTTCCGTAAGCAAACTAACACTCCACTATTAAGCTCGTTTTAAGCACAGTGGCCCATCTATACTACACACATGAGGAGCACAGTGATCAAGCTGCAGTGTAGGAGTCGTTTATTTTCCACTGCTTATTCAAGAGGAGGACTGTGTGGTTCTGTCTTTGCTGATGGTTCTTAAATGTATTTGGGACACAATAACATTGGAAACACAATAGcagctttgattttttttaatatttacatctTAACGTGAACTTTGAACATTGCCCCTTTTGTTTGAACCCATTCATACTGCAAGTGCACAAATATGGGACCAGTAGCTGTTGCCTGGGATCAAACATGGTGTTTCCTGTTGCCCTATTAAaaactctcactctcactcaaacacacaaaaaaaaatataatatatatataataataataataataataataataataatgatatctGATGAATGACACTTGCGCTGTTTCAAACCTACCAAAAGGCtaaaaattcagttctgctgcatctgtaactTTGCCTCAATTTGgtgaaaaaataaaaggttTCTGCATCCGTTACTAGCTTCCAAATGTTAATGCTTTCGTTACTGCAACATGTCATCAGATCTCTGCCATTAAGTCCCGCCTCCACATACCCACTATCCACTCTCTAACTTAAAATTGTCCAAACATGCTGAGTGGATGGGAGACCTGCTGATACTGGGGGGTGGATGAGCCACCAATACTGGGGGTGGATGGGGCAGCATTTCACCTCCTGAAGAGGAGACTAGATGTAGATCAGGAAACAAACTAAAGGAGCAAATTCTGATCCATTATCATATCGTATTACATCTTTTTAATGTCGTTATTGTATAGCAAAAGCAACAGACTTTAATATATAGTGTtccagttggaacaaaatcatTGTATCTTCAAATGTGCAGCTTTAACGGAGAAGGCAAAACCATTCAATGGATTATCAAGTAATTTGggagcttttcttttcttgagACACAACAAAAACTTTGTTAGCAATCATGATGAGCGGATTGCTTTTCTGGGTCCACATTTAAAGGGTTTGTTTTACAGCACTCATTGATTTGATTAATATACATTACAATGGGAAGGTCCAGGAAGCCCAGTGCAGATCTAGTCAGGGGCATTTCTTGGAGAAGctgctgtccaagaaagaagtcCATAATTCCAAACTGACACCTTTGAGCTCAACTTAAATTTGTAGCGGACCACGTGGACCACGAGAAAGCCCTCTTGAAGAAATGTAATGGTCAGGAAAAAGACCACACTGTCTGGGCACAATGAgcagaggtatgtttggagCAGGAGAGGTTTAGCTTAACCACAAACCATCAGCTAAATACTTGAAGCTTTCACAACTAGGTGTTCCAACAAGACGATGGCCACAAGCGTACATCAGAGGTGGTTGTAAAAGGGATAAAAGCAGGCCAACATTAGTCTTCTGGACTGGCTTTCCTCCAAATCCCAGCTGTGCTTAAAATCTTGGTTTGGGTGCAACTTGCTAAAGAACATTAAACCTAATGTTAGGTGAgcagtatatatgtataattggGATCCTGAGGGTTGATTTCCTGATCAGTAACTCTCTGGGAGTCACTTAggcctggcattaacatgctgGCATTAACAGTTAAACAACATCAGCTCACAACGTGAGCGTAAAAACGGGCACGAAACGTGCCCTACATTCAAATTATATCCAAATGCTGAGACGAACTGCACGAAAGAACAGGTTGGGCACCAACCTGCAGGGTACATCCAAACACGCCAATCATGAGCATGACCACGGAGAGGTATTCTGCGAAGACGTCCCACCATGGCTTGAGGACCCGGAAAGCCGGCTGCTGTTCCGAGAACTGACGGAATTCTGTCACTGGAATCATATTCCTGCAAGGACACAAAGAGGAAACGTGAGCCTTCCTGAGCAGAACATGAACATTGGTGCTTGTGGTTCAACTCAAGCAAGCTGTTCTCATGCCCTGAGCAAATGGTGCACAAGAAGCCATTTGTCATATCCAAGGCAGATCACGTTTCAACTTAATTACAACAGGAAGTGTGCACAGAACAGCAATGCCCTGAGAATAACTGTCCTTCAGCTGTCCTCGTGACATTGTAAAAGCCATTGTACTGAAACATCCCTTTTGCTTTTGTGCATTTTACAGTCCTGCCCACTT from Salminus brasiliensis chromosome 7, fSalBra1.hap2, whole genome shotgun sequence encodes:
- the lrrc8c gene encoding volume-regulated anion channel subunit LRRC8C, coding for MIPVTEFRQFSEQQPAFRVLKPWWDVFAEYLSVVMLMIGVFGCTLQVMQDKIICLPLRTPAPNQTVPLPNHTEPSSPVSPVPVFHEMKGLKTNLDLQQYSFVNQMCYEKALHWYAKYFPYLVLIHTLVFMVCSNFWFKFPGSSSKIEHFISILGKCFDSPWTTRALSEVSGENPEEKDHKKNSTSTSRLNLESTTGEGNLEKTPSLRSIPEKIVVDKPTASVLDKKEGEQAKALFEKVKKFRLHVEEGDLLYLMYVRQTVLKVFKFILIVVYNSILVSKVKITVRCKVMDIEDMIGYSNFSCNHTMAHLFSKLCYCYLCFVIVYGLTCLYTSYWLFYRSLKEYSFEYVRQETGIDDIPDVKNDFAFMLHMIDQYDPLYSKRFAVFLSEVSENKLKQLNLNHEWTVDKLRQRLLTNANDRLELQLFMLSGLPDTVFEVTELQSLKLEIINNITIPAAVSQLEDLQELSLHQCSLKIHQTALAFLKENLKVLRVKFDDGRELPLWLYSLRTLEELHLTGSLSPDASKNITLDSLRELKSLKTLTLKSNLTKIPQSIVDVSSHLQRLYVHNDGTKLVMLNNLKKMVHLTELELVHCDLERIPHAIFSLTHLQELDLKENNLRSIEEIISFQHLRKLTCLKLWHNGITHIPEHIKKLGSLERLYFSHNKIEILPSHLFLCNKLRYLDLSYNDIRFIPPEIGVLQSLQYFSVSCNKLENIPDELYFCKKLKTLKLGRNTLSLLSPKISFLVSLTHLELKGNHFEALPAELGCCRALKRAGLVVEDALFDTLPSDVRDQMKAE